The sequence below is a genomic window from Corynebacterium afermentans subsp. afermentans.
GGAGTCGATGGTCGCCTCCGCGCCCTGCATGCCGGACATGTGCTCGGCGGTGATCGTGGCCGTGTCGCCCGCGCCAAGCTTCTCGCTGCCAACACCGTCGAGCTCTTCCTGCACGACCCACTTGTGGTTGGTCACCGGGTCGCCGCCGTCCGTGGGGGTGTAGGACACGGCGTAGGCGGTGGTGTCGAAGGCGCCGGAGATGGTTGCGGTGGCGCCGTCCATGCCGGGCATGTGGTCGGCGGTGAGCGTGACTTCGGTGCCCACGGGGTAGGTCGGGTCGGCCGCCTCGGCGATGCCGGTCGGGGCAGGCCCGCCGTCCGCCGGGTGGTCGTGCCCACCGTGGTCAGCGTGCTCTGCGGGGGCGTCGTCGCTTTCCGACGCACACCCAGCCACCGACAGAGCCGTCACCGCCGCAAGGGTGGTCAGTGCAATTGATCGAAAGATACGCATGCCTTCAACCCTAGCTCTACCGGCCTAGTTACTCCCGGCAACCAGATCCCGTCGGGCGCGGGCCACCCGGGAGCGGATGGTGCCGACGCGCACGCCTGCGATGCGGGCTGCTTCTTCGTAGGTGTAGCCCATCACCTGCGTCAGGACTAGGGCTTCGCGGCGTTCGGGCGGCAGCTCGTCGAGAAGCGAGCGTGCGTCGATGACGTCGCCCCAGGTGTTGGGGTTGTCGGGGCTGGGGTTGGCGGCGGCGACATCTTCGTACTCGGTCGCGGATTTGCGGGGCCGGGCCATGTCGTGGCGCACGGAGTCCACCCAGGCGCGGCGCGCCAGCGACAGGATCCAGGTGCGGGCGGTGGAGCGGGCTTGGAAGCGCGGCAGGGAGCCGAGCACGCGCAGGTACGTCTCCTGTGTGAGGTCGTCGGCGTGTTGGGGTCCGGCGAGGTGGGCAAGGAGGCGCCACACGTCGTTTTGGGTGAGCCGGATGAATTCGGTGAGCGCGTGTTTGTCGCCACGGCCGGCGCGCAGTGCCAGGTCCGTGACGTACGCGTCGTCGCTAGTGCTCACAAGCTCATTACGTTAGCGGTTGCGAGGTTCGGCGAAGGTGGTTTTGTCGGAGACGGTCACGCCGTACAGGGAGCGGCCCATGATGAAGGATGCCACGGAGCCGACGATCCACACCGCGAAGATGGCCAGCACGGCGCGGATGAAGTCGTTGAGGTCGAAGCCGGTGGTGGTCCAGGAGTGGATGAGCTTGGCCACGATGAGGATGGGGAAAGCGACGACCACGAGCGGGCCGAGCAGGTTCACGCGCGTCAGGGCGTCGGGGGCGCGCAGCTGCAGGATGGTGGTGGCGACGACGCAGATGGTGGCCACGACAACCAGCACGGCGACGATGATTTCGGCGATGGTCATGTTTAGCGGCGTCCTCTCGAAATGATTCGGGCCATGGAGATCGTCGGGATCACGCCGCACACCAGGCCGGCGAGCAGCGGGATTTCGTAGGCGATGGCGGACGAGTTGAACAGCGTCCACACGAGGAAGATGGCGATCATGGCGTAGAAGATCACGTCTGCCATCACGGCGCGGGAGAGCTCATCTTTAGTTAGGATGACCCCGGCCAGGGAGATTAGCAGGCTGACCGCCATGATGATCAGGCAGATCTGCATGATTGTGGTGAACATGGGCTACACCATCCTTTCGGCCGGCGTCACGTGGTCGTCGTGGTGGTCTGGGCCGTGGTCGACGTAGGGTTCCCAGGCCACGGTTTTCGGGTCGATGGGGCTTTTGCTTAGCGACGGCCGAAGGTGCTCCTCCATATCCACCAACCCTGCGATGACCTCTTCCGGGTCGGAGCCGAACGCCGCCTGCACTAGCAGGGTGAGCGGACCGTTGTCGGTGACGGGGTGGCGCAGCCCCATGGATAAGGTGCCCGGGGTTGCGGTGATGGAGGTGGAAAACCAGAACACGTCCCAGTCGGTGTTTATGCGCAGTGGGTAGTAGATGACGATGGGGTCGAATTTCGTGGCCGGGTTGAACGCTTTGGCAACGGCGTCGAAGCCGGCCACGAAGATCTCTTTAGCAATCCAGATGGCGTATCCCACGCCGTGGAAGAAGCCTCGCATTAGTTCTCGCCTCCATTGGTTTGGGCGCCGAAGGTGTCGCCGGGTGCGGGGACGCCGATGGGGTCGTCGCCGAGTACGGCGGTGGTGTAGGCGTCAACGTCGAGCAGGTCGTCGACGGCGTTGGTGGTGATGTCCCACATGTGGCCGGCGAAGATGAACATGCACAGCGACATGACCATCAGTACTGCGGACGGCAGCATGAAGCTCACGCGGACGTTGAGCGCCTCGGGGTAGTTCTGCATCGGCCGGCCCCAGAACACGCGCTGCCACATGCGCATCATGGACAGCAGCGCGCCGAAGGACGCGATGATGATGGCGGTGATGGCCACCCAGGAGCGCCAGTCCCCGGCGGAGGCGGCTGCCAGCACGACGGTGACCTTGCCGAAGATGCCGGAAAACGGCGGGAAGCCCACGATGGAAAACGCGCCGGCGACGAACACGGCGGACGTCCACGGGTCGCGCCGGGCGATGCCGGAGAGTTTCGCCATGGTGCCGGTGCCGTAGGTTTCCTCGATCGCGCCGGAGTTCAGCACGAGTGCGGCGATGGTGATCATGTGGTGCAGGGTGTAGAGCAGGCCGGCGGCGAGGGCGTAGCGTGCGTCGTCGTTAGTAAAGGCCAGCATGATCAGGATGAACGGCATGCCGTTGACCATCTGGTAGGCCAGCACGCGGCGCATGGTGGCCTCGGCCAGGCCGGCGAAGCCGCCGATGACCATGGAGATGACCATGACCACGATGAGCAGCGTGTTCCAGCGCGGGTCCATGTCGAACATGATCACCCAGATGCGGAACAGCATGTACACGGCCACTTTGGTGTGTAGGCCGGAGAACAGGCCCATCACGGCCGCGGAGGTGGATGGGTAGGTGCGCGGCAGCCAGGTGTAGACGGGGAACACGCCGGCCTTTGCGGCGATGGCGATGACGACGATGCCGGCGGCCACCGTCGCCGGGCCGCCGCCCGCGGCCACGCCCTGCAGCGACGCCAGGTTCACGGCGCCGGTGACGGCGTAGAGGTAGCCCACGCCGAGCACCAGCATTGTCGACGCCGCCAGGTTCACCAGCACGAACATGCGCGCGGACAACAGGCGGTGGCGGGTGCCCGTCATGGCGATCAGACCGTAGGACGGCAGCAGGCACACCTCGATCATGACGAAGAAGTTGAACAGGTCGGCGGTGAGCAGCGCGCCGGAAACACCGGTGATGAGCACGAGTGACAGCGGCACGTAGAACCGGGACTGGGTTTCGCCGACGACGATGGCGAACCAGTTGGACATCAGCGCCACGATCATGGTGGTCACGATCATTACGGCGGAGAACGTGTCGGCGGCGAAGGAGATGCCCACGCCGCCCTGGTACAGGCCGATGACGTGGCCAACGGTGCCGTGGTCGCGGGTGTGGCCGTAGAGCCACACGCCGAGGGCCAAGTTGATGGCGGGGATGAGGATCGCCAGGGCGTCGCTGAGCCACTTCCAGGGGCTCAGCGCCGTGACCGCGGAGACGATCAGCGGCAGCGCCACAAATACGGGCAGGATTGCGTCTACGGCCATTAGTCGGTCACCCTCAGGCTTTCGTTGTCAACGTGGCTGATCTCGCGTGCGCGGATCTCTTCCAGCTTCTTCTGGTTCAGGCGCGCGTTGCGGCCGGCGGTGGACAGGGCCGACGGGCTCAGCCGCATCTTGGAGTAGCCGGCGTCGGTGCCGGTGGGCAGCTCCGCGGTGTCGTCGTTACGCCCCAGCGCGGAGAGCATGAGCAGGATCGTGGTGGTGGCCATCGCGATGACGATGGCGGTGAGCACGAACGCCTGGGGCAGGGGATCGCCCATGTCTTCGAAGGGCACGCGTGACGGGAATGCTTCCCCGCGCCACGCGCCGACGCCCGCGGCGAGCAGGGTGAGGTTTGAGGCGTGGCCGAACAGGGACATGCCGAAGATGACGCGCACCATGCCGCGTTGCAGGACCAGGTACACGGATCCCGCGACCAGGACTGCGATGGTAAGTGCCATGACCATGGGTTAGTGCTCCTTCGTGGTAACCGGTCGCGGGTCGTGCGCCGGGTTGATCGGCTCCGGGTGCGCGTCCACGGGGTTTTCGGGGTGCATGGGCTCGGGGATGCTCGGCAGCGGGTTGTCCGCTTCGTCTCGGGTGTAGTCCAGGTCCGACAGGTCCATGCCGGGGCGCAGGTAGCCGCCGAGCGCGTTGATCGCGGCGGTGACCATGCCGAGCACGGCGAGGTAGATGCCGAAGTCGAAGATCAGCGAGGTGGTCATGTGCTCGCCGGCGATCTCGCCGTGGATGGCGTACATGAACCCGCCCTCGATGAAGCCGAGGAAGCCGGAGGCGATGGCGATGATGATGCCCCAGCCGGTCAGTCGGATCGGGGTGAAGTTTTCCACCACGTCCGCGTCCGCGCCGCGCGACAGGTAGTTGATGGCGAACGCCGTGGCCATCACAAGCGCTGCGACGAAGCCGCCGCCGGGGTCGGTGTGGCCGCGGAAGAAGATCAGCACGGACAGCACCACCAGCACCGGCGCGACCAGGGCTGAAGCCTTGCGCAGCGGGATGGAGTTGAGCTGGGACTGGCCGAACGGGCGCGGGCGGGTGCCAGCCTCGAACATGTGGCGCGGCATGGAGCTGACCACCGCGGCGATGACCACGGCGCCCATGCCGAGCACGGACAGCTCGCCCAAAGTATCGACGCCACGGAACTCCACGATGATCACGGCGACGATGTTGTCCGCGCCGGTGACCTCGCCGCCTTCAGTGAGGTACCACTCGGCCAGTTCGGAGCGGTCGCGGCGGCCGGTCAGGCCGTAGACGCCGAAGAAGGTGACCACGCCCGCGATCAGGGCGAAGATGGAGGCAAGAGCTTTGCGACGAGCCTTCGTCTCCGGGAACATCCGCGGCTGGTAGCGAAGCACCACCATGATGACCACCACGGTCAGCGCCTCCACCAGGAACTGCGTCATGGCCACGTCCGGGGCGCCCAGCAGGAACATCTGCAGGGTCATGCCCACGCCGACGGTGCCGAGCAGCACAGCGGAGGCGAGACGGGAGCGGGTGAACACCATACCCAGCACGGACATCGCGATGATGGCGAACGGGATGAGGTCCCACCACACATCCAGGCCTTCGGCGCGCGGGGCTGGGGTGACGCCATCGATACCATCGGTGAGCACGATCACGCACAGGCCCATCGCGGTGACGGAGGCCAGCAGCGGGAAGAGGTGGCGCGACGGGTTGAAGCCGTCGGCCAGCGAGCCGAGCTGTTTGCCCAGGTCGGACAGGCTGCGGGTGAGCCAGGCCAAGACCTCGGTGCCGTCTGCGGGCAGAAGGTCCTTGTTGCCCAGTGCTGCGAAGACGCGCTTGCGGAAGAACACCACGAACACCACGCCAGCGACCAAAACTGCCACCGACACCAAAAACGGCGGGGTCACGCCGTGCCAGAGTGCGAGGTGGGTGGCGAAGCTGTCGTCGCCCGTCACGGCGCGCACGCCTGCGGAGACGGGGTTGTCCACCCAGAACAGTAGGAAGGGCAGCACCGCGGAGGTCAGGCCGGGCAGCGCGGCGGGCAGCCAGAGGGCGGTGGGGGCTTCGTGGACGTCGGGGAGGTCCTTTGGTCCGTCGATAAATGCGCCGAAGACGATCTTCGCCGAGTACACGAAGGTGAGGAACGCGGCGATGCCTGCCACCGTGAGCAGGAGCGCGCCGTAGGAGGATTCGTGGAAGGCGTCCAGGATGGATTCCTTGGACACGAAGCCGAACAGCGGCGGTACCGCGGCCATGGAGGCGGCGGCGATGACGGTGGAGGCGAACGTGAACGGCATCTTGTTGTAGATCGGGCCTAAACGGCGCATGTCGCGCGAGCCCGCCTCGTGGTCCACCACGCCGATGAGCATAAACAGCGAGGATTTAAACAGCGCGTGCGCGAGCGTGTGGGTCAGCGCCGCGGCCAGGGCGACCGGGGTGCCGATGCCGATCGCGGCGACGATCCAACCCAGGTGGGACACGGTGGAGTACGCGGTGAGATGTTTCAGGTCCGTCTTAGTAATGGCGAACAGCGCGGACATCAGCGCCGTGAACAGGCCTGCGGTGACCAGCAGGTAGTTCCACGCCGCGACGTCCGAGAAGATGGTGGAAAAACGCACCAGCAGGTAGATGCCGGCCTTGACCACCGCCGCGGCGTGCAGGAACGCGGAGACCGGGGTGGCAGCGGCCATGGCCTCGGGCAGCCAGAAGTGGAAGGGGAACTGCGCGGCCTTGGTGAACGCGGAGAACGCGATGAGCAGCGCGACTACGACGGTGACGCGGTTGTCGCCCCAGATATCGGCGGCGAGGATGTCCTGCAGGCGCGTCGTGCCGGTTTGCGCGGAGGCCACGGCCAGGCCAGCCAGCAGCATCAGGCCGCCGAAGAAGGTGAGGATCAGGGTGCGGTAGGACCCGGCCTCGCCGGAGGAGCCGGAGCGCGCGATGAGCAGGAACGACGCGATGGAGACGAGCTCCCAGGCGATGAACAGCAGCACGGCGTCGTCCGCAAGCACCAGCAGTAGCACCGACAGGGTAAACGCCGTCATGATGGTGTAGAAGCTGGTGTTGCCGTCGCGCTCGGGCAGGTACGCGGCGGAGTACAAAAAGACCACGCCGCCGATGACCAGCGCTAGTAGCGCGAAGAAGATGCCCAGCCCGTCCGCGCGCAGTGCGAAGTCCACGGAGGTGCCCGTGCCCATCACGTCGCGCGCCCACTCCTTGGACCATTCAAGGTCCGTACCGCGGGAGACTTCTGTGAACTTGGAGCCGAGCACGGCCGCGGCGGCGAAGAGAATCGCCGCGAGCGGGTACCCGGCCTTCTTGTCCATGACTCGCACGAGGATCGGTGAGAGCACCACCGTCGCTGCGACGAGCCCGATGACAAGGGGAAGCGTCATGGTGAACCCATTTCATTCCATGGTTTTGGCAAGAACCCTTACGACAGTATCAAGGCTGCCGACACGGTTCTAACGGTGCGCATTCTCGGCGATGTGCTGGCGGTGCGCCTCCCGCAGCAAGTCGGGCGCGAGTGCTAAGAACAATGCCATGAAATCGGGCAACGCGTGGCGGTTGGTGTGTGCGCTTCTGGCGCTGGTTGTCGGGGCGTTTTTGCCCATGAATCCGGCCGACACATGGGCGAATGCGGGGCGCGATGCTGAGGTCTCGGGCGCCCCGCAAGTCGGCCCGGACAATCTTGGCGACGCGCGCCGTGCCGCCGGTGAGGCCGGCCAGCAGGCGAAGGTGCTCAAGGAGGGCGCCGGCCAGCTCGCCGCGGGCATTGGCGAGGCGCAGGGGCAAACTCAGCAGCTTATCGACGCCCTCGCCGCCGCCCAGTCCGGCTCCCAGCAACTCGCCGACGGCATGGTTGAGCTCCAGGCCGGCACTGGCCAGCTGGGCGCGGGCGCGACGCAGCTGGCGGATTCCATCGGCGAGGTGGTCGGCCAGGTGTCCGGGTTTGAGGCAGTGCGCGGCCAGGTGGTCGGCGCGATCGACCGTTCCCTGGAGGAGCTCAAGGGCGCGAAAGACCCGGAGGCGGTCAAGGCCCGCGAGTCGCTGAAGGACCTGCGGACCCAGGCGGAGACAGCCCAGCTGCCGCCGGACGTGGTGGCGAAAATGAACCAGCTTCGCGACGGCTCCCGCGACCTGGCCAACCAACTCGCCGTACCGGGCTACGGCTACCACGACGGTATATATACAGCCACCAACGGCTCCGCCGAGCTGGCCGCGGGCTTGCGTGAGCTCCAGGCGCAGACCGGGCAGGCCACCGGCGGCATCGACGAGCTGGTCGCTGGCGTGGAAAAGATCGACCAGATGGCGGGCATGAACGCCGACAAGGTTGGCGCGGTGCGCGCGGCCCTGCCAGTGCCGGCGGCCGCGTCGGGTGCCGCAGAGAACGCGCCGGCCAGCTCAACCCTCGCCCCGGTGGCCGCGATGTTGCTTGCGGCGATGGCCGTGCTCGGCGGCACCGCGC
It includes:
- a CDS encoding YdhK family protein, with product MRIFRSIALTTLAAVTALSVAGCASESDDAPAEHADHGGHDHPADGGPAPTGIAEAADPTYPVGTEVTLTADHMPGMDGATATISGAFDTTAYAVSYTPTDGGDPVTNHKWVVQEELDGVGSEKLGAGDTATITAEHMSGMQGAEATIDSATDETVYMVDIDSPEMTMKRHKWVVESEIQPK
- a CDS encoding monovalent cation/H+ antiporter subunit D family protein, which translates into the protein MAVDAILPVFVALPLIVSAVTALSPWKWLSDALAILIPAINLALGVWLYGHTRDHGTVGHVIGLYQGGVGISFAADTFSAVMIVTTMIVALMSNWFAIVVGETQSRFYVPLSLVLITGVSGALLTADLFNFFVMIEVCLLPSYGLIAMTGTRHRLLSARMFVLVNLAASTMLVLGVGYLYAVTGAVNLASLQGVAAGGGPATVAAGIVVIAIAAKAGVFPVYTWLPRTYPSTSAAVMGLFSGLHTKVAVYMLFRIWVIMFDMDPRWNTLLIVVMVISMVIGGFAGLAEATMRRVLAYQMVNGMPFILIMLAFTNDDARYALAAGLLYTLHHMITIAALVLNSGAIEETYGTGTMAKLSGIARRDPWTSAVFVAGAFSIVGFPPFSGIFGKVTVVLAAASAGDWRSWVAITAIIIASFGALLSMMRMWQRVFWGRPMQNYPEALNVRVSFMLPSAVLMVMSLCMFIFAGHMWDITTNAVDDLLDVDAYTTAVLGDDPIGVPAPGDTFGAQTNGGEN
- a CDS encoding DUF4040 family protein, with protein sequence MTLPLVIGLVAATVVLSPILVRVMDKKAGYPLAAILFAAAAVLGSKFTEVSRGTDLEWSKEWARDVMGTGTSVDFALRADGLGIFFALLALVIGGVVFLYSAAYLPERDGNTSFYTIMTAFTLSVLLLVLADDAVLLFIAWELVSIASFLLIARSGSSGEAGSYRTLILTFFGGLMLLAGLAVASAQTGTTRLQDILAADIWGDNRVTVVVALLIAFSAFTKAAQFPFHFWLPEAMAAATPVSAFLHAAAVVKAGIYLLVRFSTIFSDVAAWNYLLVTAGLFTALMSALFAITKTDLKHLTAYSTVSHLGWIVAAIGIGTPVALAAALTHTLAHALFKSSLFMLIGVVDHEAGSRDMRRLGPIYNKMPFTFASTVIAAASMAAVPPLFGFVSKESILDAFHESSYGALLLTVAGIAAFLTFVYSAKIVFGAFIDGPKDLPDVHEAPTALWLPAALPGLTSAVLPFLLFWVDNPVSAGVRAVTGDDSFATHLALWHGVTPPFLVSVAVLVAGVVFVVFFRKRVFAALGNKDLLPADGTEVLAWLTRSLSDLGKQLGSLADGFNPSRHLFPLLASVTAMGLCVIVLTDGIDGVTPAPRAEGLDVWWDLIPFAIIAMSVLGMVFTRSRLASAVLLGTVGVGMTLQMFLLGAPDVAMTQFLVEALTVVVIMVVLRYQPRMFPETKARRKALASIFALIAGVVTFFGVYGLTGRRDRSELAEWYLTEGGEVTGADNIVAVIIVEFRGVDTLGELSVLGMGAVVIAAVVSSMPRHMFEAGTRPRPFGQSQLNSIPLRKASALVAPVLVVLSVLIFFRGHTDPGGGFVAALVMATAFAINYLSRGADADVVENFTPIRLTGWGIIIAIASGFLGFIEGGFMYAIHGEIAGEHMTTSLIFDFGIYLAVLGMVTAAINALGGYLRPGMDLSDLDYTRDEADNPLPSIPEPMHPENPVDAHPEPINPAHDPRPVTTKEH
- a CDS encoding cation:proton antiporter subunit C is translated as MVMALTIAVLVAGSVYLVLQRGMVRVIFGMSLFGHASNLTLLAAGVGAWRGEAFPSRVPFEDMGDPLPQAFVLTAIVIAMATTTILLMLSALGRNDDTAELPTGTDAGYSKMRLSPSALSTAGRNARLNQKKLEEIRAREISHVDNESLRVTD
- a CDS encoding RNA polymerase sigma factor; the protein is MSTSDDAYVTDLALRAGRGDKHALTEFIRLTQNDVWRLLAHLAGPQHADDLTQETYLRVLGSLPRFQARSTARTWILSLARRAWVDSVRHDMARPRKSATEYEDVAAANPSPDNPNTWGDVIDARSLLDELPPERREALVLTQVMGYTYEEAARIAGVRVGTIRSRVARARRDLVAGSN
- a CDS encoding Na+/H+ antiporter subunit G yields the protein MTIAEIIVAVLVVVATICVVATTILQLRAPDALTRVNLLGPLVVVAFPILIVAKLIHSWTTTGFDLNDFIRAVLAIFAVWIVGSVASFIMGRSLYGVTVSDKTTFAEPRNR
- a CDS encoding cation:proton antiporter — translated: MFTTIMQICLIIMAVSLLISLAGVILTKDELSRAVMADVIFYAMIAIFLVWTLFNSSAIAYEIPLLAGLVCGVIPTISMARIISRGRR
- a CDS encoding monovalent cation/H+ antiporter subunit E encodes the protein MRGFFHGVGYAIWIAKEIFVAGFDAVAKAFNPATKFDPIVIYYPLRINTDWDVFWFSTSITATPGTLSMGLRHPVTDNGPLTLLVQAAFGSDPEEVIAGLVDMEEHLRPSLSKSPIDPKTVAWEPYVDHGPDHHDDHVTPAERMV